From Mycolicibacterium fluoranthenivorans, one genomic window encodes:
- a CDS encoding acetoacetate--CoA ligase — MTEPQWEPTAAGIEAARITDFARFAGRPADYPALWRWSVDEPAAFWGALWRYFELGEIPGDVLANSDMPGAQWFPGAVLNYVDQIARQARTDRPAILCISEDAPDTELSWAELLGRTAAFAATLRGLGVGPGDRVVGYLPNIAEAVIAFLATASIGAVWSACGQDYSAKAALDRLGQLEPAVLVTADGYRFGGRAHDKSADVAELRAGLPTLKATVSVSRLAPTPADYLDWAEVSAPGPDALTTTAVDFDHPLWILFSSGTTGLPKGIIHGHGGVLVEHLKAVALQSDIGPDDTFFWFTSPSWMMWNFQVAGLLVGATIVCYDGSPSYPAPDTLWELTARLGVTVLGTSPGYVLGCAKAGAVPRADHDLSALRTVGITGSSLPPSSALWLRDNVGEQVQVASISGGTDVVSAFIGGVPTVPVWPGELSAPYLGVALDAWDESGKPVRGEVGELVITKPLPSMPVAFWNDPDGTRYREAYFEMFPGVWRHGDWITITDRGSIIVHGRSDSTLNRHGIRMGSADIYQSVERLPEIAEALVIGAEQPDGGYWMPLFVVLADGVQLDDALVDKVKQTIRSQVSPRHVPDEIIVAPGIPHTRTGKKLEVPIKKLFQGADPERVVERSAVDDPALLDWYVTQRRT, encoded by the coding sequence ATGACCGAACCCCAGTGGGAGCCGACGGCGGCCGGTATCGAGGCGGCGCGGATCACCGACTTCGCGCGTTTCGCCGGCCGGCCGGCCGACTATCCGGCTCTGTGGCGGTGGTCGGTCGACGAGCCCGCCGCCTTCTGGGGTGCGCTGTGGCGGTACTTCGAGCTGGGTGAGATACCCGGTGACGTGCTGGCAAACAGTGATATGCCTGGGGCGCAATGGTTCCCGGGCGCCGTACTGAACTACGTCGATCAGATCGCCCGGCAGGCCCGCACCGACCGCCCGGCCATCCTGTGCATCAGCGAGGACGCGCCGGACACCGAACTGTCCTGGGCCGAGCTGCTCGGGCGCACCGCCGCGTTCGCGGCCACCCTTCGTGGCCTCGGGGTGGGGCCCGGCGACCGGGTCGTCGGCTATCTGCCCAATATTGCCGAAGCGGTCATCGCGTTCCTGGCGACGGCCAGTATCGGTGCCGTCTGGAGTGCCTGCGGCCAGGACTACTCGGCCAAGGCGGCGCTGGACCGGCTCGGTCAGCTCGAACCGGCGGTGCTGGTGACCGCCGACGGCTACCGGTTCGGCGGCAGAGCACACGACAAGAGCGCCGACGTCGCCGAGCTGAGGGCCGGCCTGCCGACCCTCAAGGCGACCGTTTCGGTGTCCCGGCTGGCACCCACCCCGGCTGACTACCTCGATTGGGCCGAGGTCAGCGCGCCCGGCCCTGATGCCCTGACCACCACCGCCGTGGACTTCGACCACCCGCTGTGGATTCTGTTCTCCTCGGGGACCACGGGACTGCCGAAGGGAATCATCCACGGTCACGGCGGCGTGCTCGTCGAGCATCTGAAAGCCGTTGCCCTGCAGAGCGATATCGGGCCAGATGACACGTTCTTCTGGTTCACCAGCCCGAGCTGGATGATGTGGAACTTCCAGGTGGCAGGCCTGCTGGTGGGCGCCACCATCGTCTGCTACGACGGCAGTCCGTCCTACCCTGCACCGGACACCCTCTGGGAGCTGACCGCCCGGCTCGGGGTCACCGTGCTGGGTACCAGCCCCGGCTATGTCCTCGGCTGTGCCAAGGCCGGCGCGGTACCCCGCGCCGATCATGATCTGTCCGCGCTGAGGACGGTCGGAATCACCGGTTCGTCGCTGCCACCGTCGTCGGCGTTGTGGTTGCGCGACAACGTCGGTGAGCAGGTCCAGGTCGCCTCCATCAGCGGCGGCACCGATGTGGTGTCGGCGTTCATCGGTGGTGTGCCGACGGTCCCGGTGTGGCCGGGGGAGCTCTCCGCGCCCTATCTGGGGGTGGCCTTGGATGCCTGGGACGAGTCCGGCAAGCCGGTGCGCGGTGAGGTGGGTGAGCTCGTCATCACCAAACCGCTGCCGTCCATGCCGGTGGCATTCTGGAACGATCCGGACGGAACCCGGTACCGCGAAGCCTATTTCGAGATGTTCCCCGGGGTGTGGCGGCACGGGGACTGGATCACCATCACCGATCGCGGCAGCATCATCGTGCACGGCCGATCCGATTCGACGCTGAATCGGCACGGGATCCGGATGGGCAGTGCCGATATCTACCAGTCGGTGGAACGGCTGCCGGAGATCGCCGAGGCGCTGGTGATCGGCGCCGAGCAGCCCGACGGCGGATACTGGATGCCGTTGTTCGTGGTGCTGGCCGACGGGGTGCAGCTCGACGATGCGCTGGTGGACAAGGTCAAGCAGACCATCCGTTCGCAGGTGTCCCCGCGCCATGTGCCCGACGAGATCATCGTGGCGCCTGGCATCCCGCACACCCGCACCGGCAAGAAACTCGAGGTGCCCATCAAAAAGCTGTTCCAGGGTGCCGATCCGGAACGTGTGGTGGAACGCAGCGCGGTCGACGACCCGGCGCTGTTGGACTGGTACGTCACGCAGCGTCGAACATGA
- a CDS encoding 3-hydroxybutyrate dehydrogenase, producing the protein MSELSGRTALVTGGASGIGAACSRELAARGAHVTVADRDGEGAAALADEIGGTAWQVDLLDVAALESLTLQADILVNNAGVQQVAPIAEFPPAAFRMLLTLMTEVPFLLVRAALPHMYAQGFGRIINLSSVHGLRASEYKVAYVTAKHALEGLSKVTALEGGQHGVTSNCVNPGYVRTALVDKQIADQARTHGIDEQQVMEQIMLKESAIKRLVEPEEVAALVGWLAGPHAGMVTGASYTMDGGWSAR; encoded by the coding sequence ATGAGTGAGCTGTCCGGTCGAACGGCACTGGTCACCGGCGGGGCGAGTGGTATCGGCGCGGCCTGCTCCCGCGAGCTCGCCGCACGCGGCGCCCATGTCACCGTCGCCGATCGGGACGGCGAGGGTGCTGCGGCACTGGCCGACGAGATCGGTGGGACGGCGTGGCAGGTGGATCTGCTCGACGTCGCCGCGCTGGAGAGCCTGACGTTGCAGGCCGACATCCTGGTGAACAATGCGGGCGTGCAGCAGGTTGCGCCCATCGCCGAGTTCCCGCCCGCGGCCTTCCGCATGCTGCTCACCCTGATGACCGAGGTGCCCTTCCTGCTGGTTCGTGCCGCCCTGCCGCATATGTACGCCCAGGGGTTCGGTCGCATCATCAATCTGTCGTCGGTGCACGGGTTGCGCGCCTCGGAATATAAGGTCGCGTACGTGACGGCCAAGCACGCGCTCGAGGGACTGTCCAAGGTGACCGCCCTGGAAGGTGGGCAGCATGGTGTCACCAGCAACTGCGTGAACCCCGGCTATGTGCGGACGGCGTTGGTGGACAAGCAGATCGCCGATCAGGCCCGCACCCACGGCATCGATGAGCAACAGGTCATGGAGCAGATCATGTTGAAGGAGAGCGCCATCAAACGTCTGGTCGAACCCGAAGAGGTGGCCGCGCTGGTGGGGTGGTTGGCCGGTCCGCACGCGGGCATGGTGACGGGCGCGTCCTACACGATGGACGGCGGGTGGAGCGCCCGATGA
- a CDS encoding pyridoxal phosphate-dependent aminotransferase: MDVWLAAAERQRTHGDLVNLSAGQPSAQAPAPVRAAAAAALEHHNLGYTVALGIPELREAIAASYRDRHGIDVEPDAVVVTTGSTGGFLLAFLACFDVGARVAVTSPGYPCYRNILSALGCEVVEVPCGPDTRFQPTVAMLEALDPPVQGLIIASPANPTGTVIAPAELAAIATWCDANRVQLVSDEIYHGLVYPGAPATSCAWETSRNAIVVNSFSKYFAMTGWRLGWLLVPEPLRRAVDRLTGNFSICPPTLPQLAAVAAFDPESLATADALVGEYTVNRDLLLRGLPEIGLDRLAPADGAFYVYADISRYSDDSLAFCAKLLADTGVAIAPGVDFDTVHGGSFVRLSFAGAAAEITEALTRMGSWLR; this comes from the coding sequence ATGGACGTCTGGCTGGCCGCTGCCGAGCGGCAGCGCACCCACGGAGATCTGGTCAATCTGTCCGCGGGGCAGCCCAGCGCGCAGGCCCCGGCACCGGTCCGGGCGGCCGCCGCCGCCGCCCTGGAGCATCACAACCTCGGCTACACCGTGGCCCTGGGCATTCCGGAGCTCCGCGAGGCCATCGCCGCGTCGTACCGCGACCGGCACGGTATCGACGTCGAGCCGGACGCCGTCGTCGTCACCACCGGCTCCACGGGCGGCTTCCTGCTGGCGTTCCTGGCGTGTTTCGACGTGGGTGCCCGGGTCGCGGTGACCAGCCCGGGCTATCCGTGTTACCGCAACATCCTCTCGGCGCTGGGCTGCGAGGTGGTCGAGGTGCCGTGCGGCCCGGACACCCGGTTCCAGCCGACGGTGGCCATGCTGGAGGCGCTGGACCCGCCGGTGCAGGGGCTGATCATCGCCAGCCCGGCCAACCCGACCGGGACCGTCATCGCCCCCGCCGAGCTGGCCGCGATCGCGACGTGGTGTGACGCCAACCGGGTGCAACTGGTCAGCGACGAGATCTACCACGGGCTGGTGTACCCGGGCGCTCCGGCCACCAGCTGCGCGTGGGAGACGTCACGCAATGCCATTGTGGTGAACAGTTTTTCGAAGTACTTCGCAATGACCGGCTGGCGGCTGGGTTGGCTACTGGTGCCCGAGCCGCTGCGCCGCGCCGTGGACCGTCTGACCGGGAACTTCTCCATCTGCCCACCCACCCTGCCGCAGCTGGCGGCGGTGGCCGCCTTCGACCCGGAGTCGCTGGCCACCGCCGACGCCCTGGTGGGCGAGTACACGGTGAACCGGGACCTGTTGTTGCGCGGGCTGCCCGAGATCGGTCTGGACCGGCTCGCACCGGCCGACGGGGCGTTCTACGTCTACGCCGACATCTCCCGGTACTCGGACGACTCCCTGGCGTTCTGCGCAAAGCTGTTGGCCGACACCGGGGTTGCCATCGCCCCCGGTGTTGACTTCGACACGGTGCACGGCGGCTCGTTCGTCCGGCTGTCCTTCGCCGGGGCCGCGGCCGAGATCACCGAGGCCCTGACACGGATGGGCTCCTGGCTACGCTGA
- a CDS encoding IclR family transcriptional regulator yields MAEASTRTVERALALLATVCESGGTNLVDSARDCELAPSTALRLLRTLETTGFVAKDESGVYRPGGRIIQLGAQALSNESLVDLTQPTMDAVVAATGESAYLSVRGHGDTALYLNIVQGTHSVRHASWVGRTVPLDTSAAGHALRGDIPAEGYVVIGSGVEADVTAIACPVRSEARIVAALSLVIPSYRLTAPDTARYGHILGSAAAEVSAQLSRSAKPGPPEGQS; encoded by the coding sequence GTGGCGGAAGCGTCCACACGGACCGTGGAACGGGCACTCGCACTGCTGGCCACCGTGTGCGAAAGCGGCGGGACGAACCTCGTCGACAGCGCCCGGGACTGTGAGCTCGCGCCGAGCACCGCACTACGGCTGCTGCGCACGCTCGAGACCACCGGCTTCGTCGCCAAGGACGAGTCCGGCGTCTACCGGCCCGGCGGCCGCATCATCCAACTCGGCGCGCAGGCGCTGAGCAACGAATCGCTGGTGGATCTGACGCAACCCACCATGGATGCCGTGGTGGCCGCCACCGGCGAATCGGCATATCTGTCCGTGCGGGGGCACGGTGACACCGCGCTCTACCTCAACATCGTTCAGGGCACTCACTCGGTCCGGCACGCCAGTTGGGTCGGCAGGACGGTTCCGCTGGACACGTCGGCAGCCGGCCACGCGCTTCGCGGGGACATCCCCGCCGAGGGGTACGTCGTCATCGGAAGCGGCGTCGAAGCCGACGTCACCGCCATCGCGTGCCCGGTGCGTTCGGAGGCTCGAATCGTCGCGGCACTCAGCCTCGTCATTCCGAGCTATCGCCTCACTGCGCCGGACACGGCACGGTACGGCCACATATTGGGGTCAGCCGCCGCGGAGGTGTCCGCCCAGCTGAGCCGATCCGCCAAACCTGGCCCACCAGAAGGACAGTCATGA
- a CDS encoding ABC transporter ATP-binding protein, giving the protein MITFDTVSKVYPDGTVAVDGLTLTAPNGKITTLVGPSGCGKTTSMRMINRLIEPSSGTIALDGVDTQSLDRVALRRKIGYVIQNAGLFPHRTVVDNVAALPRLLGGGKKETRSAAMELLERVGLDAKFARRYPWQLSGGQQQRVGVARALATDPPFLLMDEPFSAVDPIVRNQLQDEFLRLQADISKTIVMVTHDIDEALKLGDQVVVLREGGTLAQAATPAELLAAPNDAFVADFVGSARGYRALGFHNSDDRLTLNDEPTIAVGQPLSVLPGGHGRWVLVVDSARVPRGWVDTANVAGDQVREGDVNLSGTTARRGDPLRDLLNSALSSPSGRCVVTDESGVLLGTATDHDVIDAIRRARGVDGGQEHSDRGIGIPS; this is encoded by the coding sequence ATGATCACATTCGACACCGTCTCCAAGGTGTACCCCGATGGCACCGTCGCCGTAGACGGGCTGACGCTGACCGCACCCAACGGAAAGATCACCACGCTGGTCGGCCCCTCGGGCTGCGGGAAGACCACGTCGATGCGGATGATCAACCGGCTCATCGAGCCCAGCTCGGGCACGATCGCGCTCGACGGCGTCGATACGCAATCCCTGGACCGGGTGGCGCTGCGCCGCAAGATCGGTTACGTCATCCAGAACGCCGGGCTCTTCCCGCACCGAACGGTGGTCGACAACGTCGCTGCACTGCCTCGGCTGCTCGGTGGCGGAAAGAAGGAAACCCGTTCGGCAGCAATGGAACTCCTCGAACGTGTCGGATTGGATGCCAAATTCGCGCGCCGGTATCCCTGGCAACTCTCCGGCGGCCAGCAGCAGCGTGTCGGTGTGGCGCGGGCACTCGCCACCGATCCACCCTTCCTGCTGATGGACGAGCCCTTCAGTGCCGTCGACCCGATTGTCCGCAACCAATTACAGGACGAGTTCCTGCGTCTGCAGGCCGATATCTCCAAGACCATCGTGATGGTCACCCACGACATCGACGAGGCGCTCAAGTTGGGCGACCAGGTGGTGGTGCTCCGAGAGGGCGGAACCCTGGCTCAGGCGGCGACGCCGGCGGAACTGCTGGCAGCCCCGAACGACGCGTTCGTCGCCGACTTCGTCGGCTCGGCCCGCGGCTATCGCGCACTCGGCTTCCACAATTCCGATGACCGTCTCACGTTGAACGACGAGCCGACCATCGCTGTGGGACAACCGTTATCGGTGCTCCCGGGTGGCCACGGACGATGGGTACTGGTCGTCGACTCCGCGCGCGTGCCGCGAGGCTGGGTGGATACCGCGAATGTCGCGGGCGATCAGGTACGCGAGGGTGATGTCAACCTCAGCGGTACCACTGCACGTCGCGGTGATCCCCTGCGCGATCTGCTCAACTCGGCGCTGTCCAGCCCGAGTGGGCGCTGCGTGGTCACCGACGAGTCCGGCGTCCTGCTCGGCACCGCAACCGATCACGACGTCATCGATGCGATCAGGCGCGCCAGAGGGGTCGACGGCGGGCAGGAGCACAGCGACCGGGGAATCGGGATCCCCTCATGA
- the hutH gene encoding histidine ammonia-lyase gives MSPVVVGVGPVSADDVVRVARGNAAVVIPEDAIAALTASRARIEALANSPAPVYGISTGFGALATRHIPPELRTKLQRSLIRSHAAGSGPEVEREVVRAMMLLRLATLTTGRTGVRAEVAQAYAGLLSAGLTPVVYEYGSLGCSGDLAPLSHVALAVMGEGHVRTADGTLTPAADALAAHGLTPITFAEKEGLALINGTDGMLGQLVLALADLDRLLVLADVAAAMSVEGLLGSDRVFAAHLQALRPQPGQAVAAANMTRILRGSPIVASHSGPDCPLVQDAYSLRCAPQVAGAARDTIAHARNVADWELASIVDNPVITDAGNVESNGNFHGAPVAYVLDFLAIVVADLASISERRTDRFLDAARNRGLNPFLAEDPGVDSGHMIAQYTQAAIVAELKRLAQPASVDSIPSSAMQEDHVSMGWSAARKLRRAIDGLTRVLAIEVLTSARGIDMRAPLPPGPATAAVIAAVRGRVDGSGPDRYLAPEIDAVVGLARDGSLVRAAETVTGSLS, from the coding sequence ATGAGTCCAGTTGTGGTGGGGGTAGGGCCGGTCAGCGCTGACGACGTCGTCCGGGTGGCGCGTGGAAACGCCGCGGTGGTCATCCCGGAGGACGCGATCGCCGCCCTCACGGCCAGTAGGGCCCGGATCGAGGCGCTCGCGAACAGTCCCGCGCCGGTATACGGGATATCCACCGGGTTCGGTGCGCTTGCCACCAGGCACATACCGCCAGAGTTGCGAACCAAACTCCAACGCAGCCTGATTCGCTCACATGCCGCGGGGTCGGGGCCCGAAGTCGAGCGCGAGGTGGTGCGGGCGATGATGCTCTTGCGCCTGGCGACGCTGACCACCGGCCGCACCGGTGTCCGGGCGGAGGTGGCCCAGGCGTACGCGGGCCTACTGTCGGCGGGCCTGACCCCGGTGGTCTACGAGTACGGCAGCCTCGGCTGCTCGGGTGATCTCGCCCCGCTGTCCCATGTCGCACTCGCGGTGATGGGCGAGGGGCACGTCCGTACCGCCGACGGCACACTGACACCGGCTGCCGACGCCTTGGCCGCACACGGCCTCACGCCGATCACCTTCGCCGAGAAGGAGGGGCTGGCCCTGATCAACGGCACCGATGGGATGCTCGGCCAACTGGTCCTGGCCCTGGCCGATCTCGATCGGCTGCTGGTGCTCGCCGATGTGGCCGCCGCGATGAGCGTGGAGGGCCTGCTCGGTTCCGATCGCGTCTTCGCGGCGCATCTGCAGGCGCTGCGGCCCCAACCCGGTCAGGCCGTCGCTGCGGCGAATATGACCCGGATCCTGCGCGGGTCGCCCATCGTCGCGAGCCACAGTGGACCGGACTGTCCGCTGGTGCAGGACGCCTACTCGCTGCGGTGCGCCCCGCAGGTCGCGGGCGCCGCCCGCGACACCATCGCACACGCCCGCAACGTCGCCGACTGGGAACTGGCCAGCATCGTCGACAATCCCGTCATCACCGATGCCGGAAACGTGGAATCCAACGGGAACTTCCATGGCGCACCCGTGGCGTACGTGCTGGACTTCCTGGCCATCGTCGTCGCCGATCTGGCGAGCATCAGTGAACGTCGTACCGACCGTTTCCTGGATGCGGCACGCAACCGCGGGCTCAATCCGTTCCTGGCCGAAGACCCGGGCGTCGACAGCGGGCACATGATCGCGCAGTACACCCAGGCCGCGATCGTCGCCGAACTCAAACGTCTGGCCCAGCCCGCGAGCGTCGACTCGATCCCATCCTCGGCCATGCAGGAGGACCATGTGTCCATGGGCTGGTCGGCGGCTCGCAAACTGCGCAGGGCCATCGATGGGCTGACCCGGGTACTGGCCATCGAAGTCCTCACCTCGGCAAGGGGAATCGATATGCGGGCGCCGTTGCCACCCGGCCCGGCGACCGCTGCGGTCATCGCCGCCGTCCGCGGCAGGGTGGACGGCAGCGGGCCGGATCGGTACCTCGCCCCGGAGATCGACGCCGTCGTCGGACTGGCCCGCGACGGTTCTCTGGTCCGCGCGGCGGAGACGGTGACCGGCAGCCTCAGCTGA
- a CDS encoding aromatic amino acid lyase, whose translation MIVLNGAGTIADVVALAERLDRVAVAPAILAAVTHAHEQADALSSRFATYGRTTGVGANRSTPVLPDDDTYGMRLLRSHAADAGDPLDGRTVRAMLAVRLVQLCVPGSGLDPQILGGLERMLNDDTLPELRHYASIGTGDLAALAGTALTLMGERPATRPLAPMPQWHADSALPFMSSSALTVGRSCLAVAELSRLERASSIIYTLSFLALDGNPSAFSAAAARAAAAPEVDAVAARLRSLFTGAGHPAHIPARIQDPYGLRVYPVAQASVVATLNSIVGQLERTLNTAQENPLFDIDGDQVVHHGAFYQAALSLELDGTTLAMALTAPITHSRIRMLNDPETNGRNPFLASAEDGSSGLMMVEYVAAGAIAEIRAAAQPASVGTLVLSRGMEEDATFASQSALQLERSVAAYRVLLCCELVGAVRLLRQRGLHQHFAGVAGQAMALTADLPWDDRDRDLRGDLAAAEALLDDLGRLVGDADQFS comes from the coding sequence ATGATCGTGCTGAACGGAGCGGGCACCATCGCCGATGTCGTGGCGCTTGCCGAACGGCTCGATCGGGTCGCGGTGGCACCGGCGATCCTCGCGGCCGTCACCCACGCGCACGAGCAAGCCGACGCGCTGAGCTCGCGGTTCGCCACCTACGGCCGCACCACCGGTGTCGGTGCGAATCGCAGCACACCGGTGCTGCCCGACGACGACACCTACGGCATGCGTCTGCTGCGCAGCCATGCCGCGGACGCGGGTGATCCCCTCGACGGCCGCACGGTGCGCGCCATGCTCGCGGTGCGTCTGGTGCAGCTGTGCGTGCCCGGTTCCGGTCTGGATCCGCAGATCTTGGGTGGGCTGGAGCGGATGCTCAACGACGACACCCTGCCGGAGCTACGCCACTACGCGTCGATCGGAACGGGCGATCTGGCCGCGCTCGCCGGCACCGCGCTGACCCTGATGGGCGAGCGTCCCGCCACCAGGCCGTTGGCTCCGATGCCGCAATGGCACGCCGACAGCGCCCTGCCGTTCATGAGCAGCAGCGCACTGACGGTCGGCCGCAGCTGTCTCGCCGTCGCCGAATTGAGTCGCCTGGAACGGGCCTCGAGCATCATCTACACCCTCAGCTTCCTGGCGCTGGACGGCAACCCGTCGGCATTCTCGGCCGCCGCCGCACGAGCCGCGGCCGCGCCGGAGGTCGACGCCGTCGCCGCCCGATTGCGCTCGCTGTTCACGGGGGCGGGCCACCCCGCCCACATCCCGGCCCGGATCCAGGATCCGTACGGACTGCGGGTCTATCCGGTCGCCCAGGCGAGTGTGGTGGCCACCCTCAATTCGATTGTCGGGCAACTGGAACGGACGCTGAACACGGCCCAGGAGAACCCGTTGTTCGACATCGACGGCGATCAGGTGGTCCACCACGGTGCTTTCTACCAGGCGGCCCTGTCACTGGAACTCGACGGAACGACGCTGGCGATGGCGCTGACCGCGCCCATCACGCATTCCCGGATCCGCATGCTCAACGACCCGGAGACCAACGGCCGCAACCCTTTCCTCGCTTCGGCCGAGGACGGCTCCTCCGGCCTCATGATGGTGGAGTACGTCGCGGCAGGGGCGATCGCCGAGATCCGGGCCGCCGCGCAACCGGCATCGGTCGGCACGCTGGTGCTGTCCCGCGGGATGGAGGAGGACGCCACCTTCGCCTCCCAGAGCGCGCTGCAACTCGAACGATCGGTGGCCGCGTACCGGGTGCTGTTGTGCTGCGAACTCGTCGGGGCGGTCCGGTTGTTGCGGCAACGTGGTCTGCACCAGCATTTCGCCGGCGTCGCGGGCCAGGCGATGGCGCTCACGGCGGATCTGCCCTGGGATGACCGGGATCGGGATCTGCGGGGCGACCTCGCCGCCGCCGAAGCACTACTCGACGATCTCGGGCGACTGGTCGGCGACGCCGACCAGTTCAGCTGA
- a CDS encoding DUF222 domain-containing protein, whose protein sequence is MFESLFDIDIQVDTEADEATLRDVVERLEHLKAAAAAAQARATEAWATKRHAAEAAAGVPKKKRGRGLAHEVALARRAAPKRGGQHLGLATALVREMPHTLAALERGMLTEWRATLIVRESACLSVAHRRQLDAELCSDTSRLVTWGDKRIAAEAKKITVRLDAAAVVERHAKAAGDRGVWIRPAPDTMTYLTVLLPVAQGVSVYATLKREADTTFDGRSRGQVMADTVVERVTGRPAEQPVPVSLNLVMADTTLAGDDDEPAWLDGYGPVPAGFACKMVGDAAVDEATKATLSRLYRHPESGQLVAMESRSRIFPKGLAAFIGLRDQTCRTPYCDAPIRHRDHARPHRETGRTSALNGLGECEACNYAKEAPGWRVRTRERDGRHEADFTTPTGATYRSIAPPLPGPPIRRRISITEGGLSVDLVMFDAA, encoded by the coding sequence ATGTTCGAAAGTTTGTTCGATATCGACATCCAGGTCGACACGGAGGCCGACGAGGCGACGCTGCGTGATGTGGTCGAGCGACTCGAACACCTCAAGGCCGCCGCGGCCGCGGCGCAGGCCCGCGCGACGGAAGCGTGGGCGACCAAACGCCATGCCGCGGAGGCGGCCGCAGGAGTGCCGAAGAAGAAGCGCGGGCGCGGGCTGGCCCACGAGGTGGCCCTCGCCCGCCGGGCCGCCCCCAAGCGCGGTGGCCAACATCTCGGGCTGGCCACCGCCTTGGTCCGGGAGATGCCGCACACCTTGGCGGCGCTGGAACGCGGGATGCTCACCGAGTGGCGCGCGACGTTGATCGTGCGGGAGTCGGCCTGCCTGTCCGTGGCGCATCGGCGGCAGCTGGATGCCGAACTGTGCAGCGACACTTCACGACTCGTGACCTGGGGCGACAAGCGGATCGCGGCCGAGGCCAAGAAGATCACCGTGCGTCTGGATGCGGCAGCCGTGGTCGAACGCCATGCGAAAGCGGCCGGGGACCGCGGCGTGTGGATCCGCCCCGCACCGGACACCATGACCTACCTGACGGTGTTGTTGCCCGTCGCGCAAGGAGTCTCGGTGTACGCGACGCTCAAGCGGGAAGCCGACACCACCTTCGACGGTCGTTCCCGCGGCCAGGTCATGGCGGATACAGTGGTCGAGCGCGTCACCGGCCGGCCGGCCGAGCAGCCCGTACCGGTGTCCCTGAATCTGGTGATGGCCGATACCACCCTGGCCGGTGACGATGACGAACCTGCCTGGCTGGACGGGTACGGTCCGGTGCCCGCCGGGTTCGCGTGCAAGATGGTCGGCGACGCCGCAGTCGACGAAGCCACCAAAGCCACGCTGAGCCGGCTCTACCGGCACCCCGAGAGCGGACAACTGGTCGCGATGGAATCGCGCTCGCGAATCTTCCCGAAAGGGCTGGCGGCCTTCATCGGACTGCGGGACCAGACGTGCCGCACCCCGTACTGCGATGCCCCGATCCGGCACCGGGATCACGCGCGACCGCACCGCGAGACCGGACGCACGAGCGCGCTCAACGGCTTGGGCGAGTGCGAGGCGTGCAACTACGCCAAGGAAGCACCGGGGTGGCGGGTACGCACCCGGGAGCGGGACGGCCGGCATGAGGCCGACTTCACCACTCCGACCGGTGCCACCTACCGATCCATCGCCCCACCGCTACCGGGGCCACCGATCCGAAGACGGATCAGCATCACCGAGGGCGGGCTCAGTGTCGACCTGGTCATGTTCGACGCTGCGTGA